From the genome of Thermodesulfovibrionales bacterium:
TGGCCTCAAGCATCTCAATATCTCCATGTCAACATCAGATATAATGATTCAGGGAAAATGGCAGGGTAAGAAGACATGGAAGGACCTTCTTAAATCTGTTCTTGATGCCATAAAGGTTGCTAAAGACAAAGGAGTTCAAACCCTCGGAGTAAACGCCGAGGATGCCTCAAGAACAGAGCTTGATAGACTTATTGAGTTTATCATAGCTGCAAAAGAGGCAGGAGCTGACAGGTTTAGATACTGTGATACCCTTGGTGCTGATGACCCGATTACCATCTATGAAAGGATAAAAGCCCTTGCCCTTGCTACAAAGTTTCCAATCGAGATGCACTGCCATAATGACCTTGGAATGGCAGAGGCTGTCTCTGTTGCAGGAGCTCAGGGAGCAGTGGAGGCTGGCGTGGATGCCTATATAAATACAACTGTGAATGGATATGGTGAGAGGGCAGGAAATTGCGATCTTGTATCAACTATCCTTGCCCTTAAGTTTTCTCATGGAGTGAAGGAAAAGCTTCACCTTGATGAGCATGTAGACCTCAAGATGGCTTGGAAGATTTCAAAATATGCTTCCTATGCATTCAATCTTCCAATTCCTATAAATCAGCCTGGTGTGGGTGCAAATGTCTTTGCACATGAATCAGGTATCCATGCAGATGGTGCTCTTAAAGACAGAAGAAATTATGAGCTCTTCGATCCAGAGGATGTAGGAAGAGGTGAACCAGAACTTCTTGAAACTGGTCGGGTAATAACAACTGGAGAATATGGAGGAATCAAGGGTTTCAGGTATGTCTATAGCAGGCTCGGCATTGAGTTTCATGATGATAATGAGGCAAGGAGGATACTTGAACTTGTCCAGTATGCTAATCTTCATACGCAGAAACCCCTTACAGATGATGAACTCAGGTTCATTGCCAGGTATCCAGAGATAGTAAGGAAGATATTAACAGTTAATCCCTGATCTGCATGGAGCCAGAGAGGTTATACATACTCAAAGCATTAAATATCAAAAATCTATCCATTCTCTCTTCATATGGTAAAAGGGGGCTTAATCCCTGAAACTTTATCATGTGGTTTGAATTATTTATAATCTTACTTCTTATAATATTTAACGGCTTTTTTGCTGCCTCAGAGATTGCGGTTGTTACAGTAAGGCGATCAAGGGTAAAGCAGCTAATTGATGAAGGTAGAAAAAACGCAGAAATCCTCTTTGCCCTGAGGAAAAATCCGGATAGATTCCTTGCGACCATACAGATAGGTGTTACCATGGCAGGTGCCTTTGCCTCTGCCATAGGTGGTGCAGCGGCAGTTGAGATAATAAAACCTGCTATACAACAATTACCTCTTCCTATGGTCTCTTATTATGCTGAGGCTATAGCAATTGCTATTGTTGTAGCCTTCATTACTTATATATCCCTTATATTCGGTGAACTGATTCCAAAGTCCATTGCCCTTGCCAATCCAGAAGGTATTGCCCTATTCGTTGCTCCTTTTATAGAAAAATTTTCAGAGATTACAAGTGCAGGTGTTAAACTTCTTACAAAAAGCACAGAGCTTATCTTGAAACCCTTTGGAAAAAAGGCTTTTACCGAAAGGGGATACATATCAGAAGAAGAGATAAAATTGTTACTTGAAGAAGGGGGAGAGCAGGGCGTCTTTGAACCTGAGGAGAAAAAGCTAATCCACAGTGTCTTCGAATTTACTGATACCTTTGTAAAAGAGGTTATGATACCAGGACCTCAGATGGTTACCATTGGTATAAACATGAGTCCAGAAGAGGTGAAGGCTATTATTGCAGAAGAGAACTTTTCCCGTTATCCTGTCACAGGAAAGGATCTCAATGATATTAGAGGTATACTTTATGCAAAGGATTTCTTTAATGTACTGAGCACATCAGGAACAGTGGATATCCGAAAGATTATAAAACCTCCTTTCTTCGTTCCGGAAACGATGAAGGTGAGCAGGCTCCTTAGAGAAATGCAGAAGAAAAGGATTCACATGGCGATTGTTATAGACGAATATGGAGCTGTGACGGGGCTGGTTACCCTCGAGGATCTCCTTGAGGAGATAGTGGGCGAAATAAGGGATGAGTATGATATCGAAAGTCCAGTGATTGAGCTTGGAGATGGGACACTCCTTATAGATGCCTCAATAAGTATTACGGATCTCAAAGAGGATTATTCCATTGAGCTTCCCGAGTCTCCTGAATACGAGACCCTCGGAGGCTTTATACTCACACACCTTCAAAGGATACCCGAGCAGAATGATGTGGTTGAGCTTGAAGGAATGAGGTTGAAGATAGTTGAGATGGTTGGTCAGAGGATATCAAAGGTTAAACTTGAAAGAAATAAGTTAATGAATAATTAAGGGAGTCTATTTGAAGGAAGAACTCATTGATGAACTTGCAGAACATTCAGGAATACTGCCAGGATATTTTGATATAAAAGGAAATTATCATCCTGTTCCCACTGAGACAAAGGCTGCCATTCTTGAGTCACTGGGTTACGATATAAGTTCTAATGAATCCATTAAAAAGTCAATTGAAAAAAAGCGTTTTTATCCCTGGCTTGATTTTATAGAGCCTGTTCATGCTATAAGTCTTTCTGAGACCTTAAATATTTTTATCTATATTCCTGCTGAAAGAAATGAGGAAAGAAGAATAGGTATTAATCTCACCTTTTACGATCAGGAGGGCAGAAAGATCAAGGATAAAGAAATCCCACTTCTTGTTGAGGAAGAAAGCATCATTAATAACAGGAGATATTTAAAGATAAAATATGAAGAAAAGGAGCTGACACAACAGGGTTATTATAACCTTGAGCTTGATATCATCCATCCAGATGAATCAATTAATAAAATTAAAAAAAAATCAAGGATCATTATTGCACCTGAAAGGTCCTACCTGCCACCTGAACTTGAAAGAGGAAGGTGCTGGGGCCTTTCTGTGAATCTCTACTCCATCCGTTCCTCAGAAAACTGGGGTATTGGAGATTTCGGAGACCTTAAAAGGCTTATTCCCTGGCTTTCTGATCTCGGAGCATCCCTTATTTCTCTTAATCCGCTTCATGCAATACCGAATACCTTACCTTACGGAATAAGTCCCTATGCTCCTCTGAGCAGATTATATAAGAATTACATTTATCTCGATATTTCCCTTATTGATGAAATAAAAGAAGATTATCTTCAGAAACTGAATGAATCACTAAGGAGTGTTAAAGAGAGTGCTCTTATTGAATATGACCGGATAGCCTCTCTAAAACTTCAGGCCTTAAAAAAGGCCTTCAGAGCATTTGTTGATAGAGAGTTTAAAAATAATACGGAACGGGCTGAAAGATTCCGTAATTATATTAATACTGAATCAGAGGATCTAATACTCTTTGCTGCTTATATGGCCCTTTCAGAGCGATTCAGGACCACAGACTGGCAGAGATGGCCAGGAGATTTCCAGGAACCTGAAAGTCCCACAGTAAAGAAATTTATTATAGAAAACAAGGAGGAGATTTTATTTTTCCAGTATATTCAGTGGTTGATAGATGAACAGCATAAGGATCTCTATAGAGAGTGCCGTGAGAGGAGTCTCATTATTGGCCTCGGTCATGATCTTGCCATAGGTGCTATGAAAGAAAGTTTTGATGTCTGGTCAAATAAAGGACTTTTTGCCCTAAAAATGTCACTGGGTGCGCCACCTGATGATTTCAGTCCTGATGGACAGAACTGGGGTTTTCCGCCACTGATTCCGGAGAGACTCAGGATTAAGGGATATGAGCCTTTCATAAAGGCTCTCAGAAAGAATATGCAGCACTGTGGTGCAATCAGAATTGACCATGCCTTCGGTCTTTTCAGACAGTTCTGGATTCCTCAGGGAAGAACTCCGTCAGAAGGTGCCTATGTGAGATTTCCTTTTGATGAGCTTCTTAAGATTATAACTCTTGAGAGTGTAATGAATACTACCATAATAATAGCAGAGGACCTTGGTACAGGACCTGAGAATGCAAGAGAAGAGCTTAAAAAACACAGAATGCTTTCTTACAGACTCTTTTATTTCGAAAGAAAATATCCTGAGCAAAACTTCCTTGAACCCTCGGGATATCCTGAAATGGCTCTTACAGCAGTGACAACCCATGATCTTCCAACAATTTATGGATTCTGGAAGGGAGTGGACATAGAACAGAGAAAAAATCTAAAAAAATATCCTGATGAAAGGTTCTATATTTCTCAGATAGAGGAGAGGATTAAGGACAGAACTCTGATAATTGAGGCCTTAAAGAGGGAAGGAATACTTGACAGCAATTATGAATTACCAGAAGAAATGACAGAGGAACTCTGTCTGGCAATATATAATTATCTTGCAAGGACTCCGTCAAAGATAGTGCTTGTGAGTCTTGATGATATTCTCGGTGCACTCAACCAGCAGAATATGCCTGGCACAATTGATATTTATCCAAACTGGAGACAGAAGACAGTTAAGATGCTTGAGGATATATTGCGTGACGAACGATTCAAATTACTTGCCAGGATGTTTGAAAAGGAAGGAAGAAATATGGTGGAGCTGAGCGGGATCGAACCGCCGACCTCGTGAATGCCATTCACGCGCTCTCCCAGCTGAGCTACAGCCCCAGTAATTTATTTATACCAGCTTTATCGAGATGTTGTCAATAGCAATTGATAAGGTTCTGATATAATTTATTCATGGAGCGTATTCCTGAGCCAGAGCTAATGGATGATCCTGAGCAGGTTCATGCTTATGCAAGTGCAAATTTTTCTGAACCTGACAGCGAGTTCATGAGACTGTTTATTGACCTATTCGGAAGGGATGTAAGGGGGTATGTTCTTGACCTTGGTTGCGGTCCGGGTAATATATCCTTCAGATTTGCGGGTACCTTTCCTGACTGTATTGTCCATGCGATTGATGGCTCAAGGGAAATGATAAAAATGGCCAGAGAATTTCTATCAGAGACTCCTGAACTGAGATCAAGGCTTTTTTTTATTGAGGGGATTTTACCGGACATAAATCCTCCTCTTCGGTTTTATGATGTAATAATCAGTAACAGTCTCCTGCACCATCTTCATGATCCACTTATTTTATGGAATACAGTAAAAAGATTTTCAAGAGAAAGCTCTATTATATTTGTAAGGGATCTTAAGAGACCCTCCTCAGAGGAGGAGGCTATGAGGATTGTAGAAACCTATTCAGGAAATGAGCCTGATATATTAAAGAGAGATTTTTATAATTCTCTACTCGCTTCTTTTACAGTACAGGAGGTAGAAGATCAGCTCCTAAATACAGGTCTTGATTATTTAAAAGTAAAAGAATCAGGTGACAGACATTTAATAATCTACGGGGGGATTAAGCATGGAGACCATTCCAGCGATACT
Proteins encoded in this window:
- a CDS encoding homocitrate synthase; this encodes MPKVYLIDVTNRDGVQTSRILLPKLSKTMLNLYLDEMGVYQSEIGFPTLKHEVNYINANLELAEMGVIKRLHLEGWCRAVPEDVELAFKNCPGLKHLNISMSTSDIMIQGKWQGKKTWKDLLKSVLDAIKVAKDKGVQTLGVNAEDASRTELDRLIEFIIAAKEAGADRFRYCDTLGADDPITIYERIKALALATKFPIEMHCHNDLGMAEAVSVAGAQGAVEAGVDAYINTTVNGYGERAGNCDLVSTILALKFSHGVKEKLHLDEHVDLKMAWKISKYASYAFNLPIPINQPGVGANVFAHESGIHADGALKDRRNYELFDPEDVGRGEPELLETGRVITTGEYGGIKGFRYVYSRLGIEFHDDNEARRILELVQYANLHTQKPLTDDELRFIARYPEIVRKILTVNP
- a CDS encoding hemolysin family protein, translating into MWFELFIILLLIIFNGFFAASEIAVVTVRRSRVKQLIDEGRKNAEILFALRKNPDRFLATIQIGVTMAGAFASAIGGAAAVEIIKPAIQQLPLPMVSYYAEAIAIAIVVAFITYISLIFGELIPKSIALANPEGIALFVAPFIEKFSEITSAGVKLLTKSTELILKPFGKKAFTERGYISEEEIKLLLEEGGEQGVFEPEEKKLIHSVFEFTDTFVKEVMIPGPQMVTIGINMSPEEVKAIIAEENFSRYPVTGKDLNDIRGILYAKDFFNVLSTSGTVDIRKIIKPPFFVPETMKVSRLLREMQKKRIHMAIVIDEYGAVTGLVTLEDLLEEIVGEIRDEYDIESPVIELGDGTLLIDASISITDLKEDYSIELPESPEYETLGGFILTHLQRIPEQNDVVELEGMRLKIVEMVGQRISKVKLERNKLMNN
- a CDS encoding class I SAM-dependent methyltransferase — encoded protein: MERIPEPELMDDPEQVHAYASANFSEPDSEFMRLFIDLFGRDVRGYVLDLGCGPGNISFRFAGTFPDCIVHAIDGSREMIKMAREFLSETPELRSRLFFIEGILPDINPPLRFYDVIISNSLLHHLHDPLILWNTVKRFSRESSIIFVRDLKRPSSEEEAMRIVETYSGNEPDILKRDFYNSLLASFTVQEVEDQLLNTGLDYLKVKESGDRHLIIYGGIKHGDHSSDTWV